Proteins from one Ranitomeya variabilis isolate aRanVar5 chromosome 1, aRanVar5.hap1, whole genome shotgun sequence genomic window:
- the LOC143787224 gene encoding uncharacterized protein LOC143787224, with protein MSQAVPIITSKPQVMTLSASMLFGTFLLAGLRTFAEKWRTMIRNCTFQDRTSTIVTGASALRSGLSFLPQLYTERNTTQTRRRSHHEMSQAVPIITSRPQVMTLSASMLFGTFLLAGLRTFPENWRTMIRNCTFQDRTSTMVTGASALRSGLSFLPQLYTERNMTQTRRRSHHEMSQAVPIITSRPQVMTLSASMLFEAFLLAGLRTFAEKWRTMIRNCTFQDKTSTIVTGASALRSGLSFLPQLYTERNMTQTRRRSHHEMSQAVLIITSRPQVMTLSASMLFGTFLLAGLRTFAEKWRTMIRNCTFQDRTSTIVTEHSMTRTVFRSVRSLRSREQWHWTPKAVGEYIIRSHYIK; from the exons ATGTCACAGGCGGTCCCGATCATCACAAGCAAACCACAAGTCATGACCTTATCAGCCTCCATGTTGTTTGGAACATTTCTTCTAGCTGGACTAAGGACATTTGCTGAAAAGTGGAGAACAATGATCAGGAATTGTACCTTCCAGGACAGGACATCAACCATAGTAACAG GAGCCTCAGCGCTGAGGTCAGGCCTCTCATTCCTGCCACAGCTCTACACAGAGAGGAACACGACTCAGACCAGGAGGAGAAGCCATCATGAGATGTCACAGGCGGTCCCGATCATCACAAGCAGACCACAAGTCATGACCTTATCAGCCTCCATGTTGTTTGGAACATTTCTTCTAGCCGGACTGAGGACATTTCCTGAAAATTGGAGAACAATGATCAGGAATTGTACCTTCCAGGACAGGACATCAACCATGGTAACAG GAGCCTCAGCGCTGAGGTCAGGCCTCTCATTCCTGCCGCAGCTCTACACAGAGAGGAACATGACTCAGACCAGGAGGAGAAGCCATCATGAGATGTCACAGGCGGTCCCAATCATCACAAGCAGACCACAAGTCATGACCTTATCAGCCTCCATGTTGTTTGAAGCATTTCTTCTAGCCGGACTGAGGACATTTGCTGAAAAGTGGAGAACAATGATCAGGAATTGTACCTTCCAGGACAAGACATCAACCATTGTAACAG GAGCCTCAGCGCTGAGGTCAGGCCTCTCATTCCTGCCACAGCTCTACACAGAGAGGAACATGACTCAGACCAGGAGGAGAAGCCATCATGAGATGTCACAGGCGGTCCTGATCATCACAAGCAGACCACAAGTCATGACCTTATCAGCCTCCATGTTGTTTGGCACATTTCTACTAGCCGGACTGAGGACATTTGCTGAAAAGTGGAGAACAATGATTAGGAATTGTACCTTCCAGGACAGGACATCAACCATAGTAACAG AGCACAGCATGACCCGGACAGTCTTCAGGTCAGTGAGGTCACTCAGAAGCAGAGAACAATGGCACTGGACACCAAAAGCGGTAGGAGAGTATATTATACGCTCACACTACATTAAATGA